The following proteins are co-located in the Candidatus Deferrimicrobiaceae bacterium genome:
- a CDS encoding citrate/2-methylcitrate synthase yields MTEHAYSAGLEGVVAGETAISTVGKKGRGLSYRGYPIEELATHVSFEEVAHLLIHGNLPGREELEAYRLCLRGMRRLPGPLKIILEELPGTSHPMDVLRTGCSAIGTLEPEREKHDARDIADRLLSALPGMLLYWHHYHHNGHRVDTDSGEETLAGHILHLLHGRTVRDLHRRALDVSLILYAEHEFNASTFSARVTASTLTDFYSAVTSAIGTLRGPLHGGANEEAMRLIDRFATPDEAAVAVRAMLAGGEKIMGFGHRIYRKAPDPRSAIIKEWSRKLAESAGDLRLFRVSERIETLVREEKGLYPNLDFYSASAYHHCGIPSGMFTPVFVFARVAGWAAHIIEQRASNRIFRPVADYVGPGPRAVEPIRQRAGGAHAA; encoded by the coding sequence ATGACCGAACATGCTTATAGCGCCGGGCTCGAAGGGGTCGTCGCCGGGGAGACGGCGATCAGCACGGTCGGCAAGAAGGGAAGGGGACTCAGCTATCGAGGCTATCCGATCGAGGAGCTGGCCACGCACGTCTCGTTCGAGGAAGTGGCCCATCTCCTGATCCACGGGAATCTGCCCGGCCGTGAAGAACTGGAGGCCTACCGCCTGTGCCTGCGCGGGATGCGGCGGTTGCCCGGCCCGCTGAAAATCATCCTCGAGGAGCTGCCCGGAACATCCCACCCGATGGACGTCCTCCGCACCGGCTGCTCGGCGATCGGCACGCTCGAACCCGAACGGGAGAAGCACGATGCGCGCGACATCGCCGACCGTCTGCTGTCGGCGCTTCCCGGCATGCTTCTCTACTGGCACCATTACCATCACAACGGACACCGCGTCGACACCGACTCGGGCGAAGAGACGCTGGCCGGCCACATCCTGCACCTGCTCCACGGCCGGACGGTCCGCGACCTCCACCGGCGCGCGCTCGACGTGTCGCTGATCCTTTACGCAGAGCACGAGTTCAACGCCTCCACCTTCTCCGCCCGCGTCACCGCATCGACGCTGACCGATTTCTACTCGGCGGTGACTTCGGCGATCGGAACGCTGCGCGGGCCGCTGCACGGGGGCGCCAACGAGGAGGCGATGCGGCTGATCGACCGGTTCGCCACGCCCGACGAGGCGGCGGTCGCGGTCCGCGCCATGCTGGCCGGCGGCGAGAAGATCATGGGATTCGGCCACCGGATCTACCGGAAGGCGCCCGATCCCCGATCGGCCATCATCAAGGAGTGGTCCCGCAAGCTCGCGGAATCGGCCGGCGACCTGCGGCTGTTCCGGGTCTCCGAAAGGATCGAGACGCTGGTCCGCGAAGAGAAGGGGCTCTACCCGAACCTCGATTTCTACAGCGCCTCGGCCTATCACCATTGCGGCATTCCCAGCGGCATGTTCACCCCGGTCTTCGTGTTCGCCCGGGTCGCCGGCTGGGCGGCGCACATCATCGAGCAGCGGGCGTCGAACCGGATCTTCCGCCCCGTCGCCGATTACGTCGGCCCCGGGCCGCGGGCGGTCGAGCCGATCCGGCAGCGCGCGGGAGGGGCGCACGCGGCATGA
- the prpB gene encoding methylisocitrate lyase, which yields MVNPVTPGALLRRAIEEESPLQVMGAIDAYAAMMAERAGFRALYLSGAGVANAALGLPDLGMTSLDTVLEETRRITGASRLPLLVDAETGWGHAFAIARTVREMTRAGAAGIHIEDQVAAKRCGHRPGKQLASPGEMVDRIKAAVDGRTDPSFVIMARTDAVAIEGLEAAVERAGRYREAGADMIFPEALADLSHYRRFVDIVGVPVLANMTEFGVTPLYTVEELRSVGVRLALYPLSAFRAMAAAGQAVFRAIRSEGTQRNVLGSMQTRAEMYDIIGYEDYERKLDALFGKEDPS from the coding sequence ATGGTGAATCCGGTTACGCCCGGAGCGCTGCTGCGCCGGGCCATCGAGGAGGAAAGCCCGCTCCAGGTAATGGGGGCGATCGATGCCTACGCGGCGATGATGGCGGAACGGGCCGGCTTCCGGGCGCTCTACCTCTCCGGGGCCGGCGTTGCCAACGCGGCGCTGGGGTTGCCCGACTTGGGGATGACCTCGCTCGACACCGTGCTCGAGGAGACGCGCCGGATCACCGGCGCGAGCCGCCTTCCGCTGTTGGTCGACGCGGAGACGGGGTGGGGGCACGCCTTCGCGATCGCCCGGACCGTCCGGGAGATGACGCGGGCGGGCGCGGCGGGAATCCACATCGAGGACCAGGTGGCAGCGAAGCGGTGCGGCCACCGCCCCGGCAAGCAGCTCGCATCGCCGGGCGAGATGGTCGACCGGATCAAGGCGGCGGTCGACGGCCGGACCGACCCGTCGTTCGTGATCATGGCCCGGACCGACGCGGTGGCGATCGAGGGGCTGGAAGCGGCCGTCGAGCGGGCCGGCCGCTACCGGGAGGCGGGGGCCGACATGATCTTTCCCGAGGCGCTGGCCGACCTTTCCCATTACCGGCGGTTCGTCGACATCGTCGGCGTGCCGGTCCTTGCCAACATGACCGAATTCGGCGTCACCCCCCTCTACACCGTCGAAGAGCTGCGCAGCGTCGGTGTCCGGCTCGCGCTCTACCCGCTTTCCGCCTTCCGGGCGATGGCAGCCGCGGGACAGGCGGTCTTCCGGGCGATCCGCTCCGAAGGGACCCAGCGGAACGTCCTGGGGAGCATGCAGACGCGGGCCGAGATGTACGACATCATCGGATACGAAGACTACGAGCGAAAACTGGATGCGCTGTTCGGAAAGGAGGATCCGTCATGA
- a CDS encoding archease yields the protein MPFRFLPKVALADVAFAAWGDSREGMFSACAEALLRTMVERPETVARSETRSVRLSNGALDLLLFEFLQELVFLKDARLLLVHPDALRITEGEGGYALEARLIGERIDRARHPLLVDVKAVTLHRLAVARVRGRWKATVVLDV from the coding sequence GTGCCCTTCCGATTCCTCCCGAAGGTGGCCTTGGCCGACGTCGCGTTTGCGGCGTGGGGGGACAGCCGGGAGGGGATGTTCTCCGCCTGCGCCGAGGCGCTCCTCCGGACGATGGTCGAACGGCCCGAAACGGTCGCGCGGAGCGAGACGCGGTCCGTTAGGCTATCGAACGGCGCGCTCGACCTGCTGCTCTTCGAATTCCTCCAGGAGCTGGTTTTCCTGAAGGATGCGAGGCTTCTCCTCGTGCATCCCGATGCCTTGCGCATCACGGAAGGGGAGGGCGGCTACGCCCTCGAGGCGCGGCTCATCGGGGAGCGGATCGACCGGGCCCGGCATCCCTTGCTCGTAGACGTCAAGGCGGTTACGCTGCACCGGCTCGCCGTCGCCCGGGTGCGCGGTCGCTGGAAGGCGACCGTCGTGCTCGACGTCTAG
- a CDS encoding RtcB family protein, whose product MPLPALIHRISPTVWELPPSHKKGMRVPARFVASRSLLERMDDGVFAQTANVACLPGILKYAWCMPDGHWGYGFPIGGVAAMDPESGVISPGGIGFDINCGMRLIRTNLTEDEVRPRIRELVDLLFARIPTGVGCSGTVKMTRSGFRDVLEKGSRWCLKNGYAWPEDLTMTEEEGCYAGADAAACSEKAIERGYDQLGTAGSGNHYCEVQVVRPENVFDPGTARSFGITLPNQIFVMFHCGSRGFGHQVATDSLNAFLKVMTPKYGIHLDDRELACAPFRSPEGQAYHKAMKCAVNMGFANRQVITHRIREAFSVVFRRSPEDLDMRMVYDVAHNTAKLERHAIDGAMREVLVHRKGATRAFPPGMAGIPDAYRETGQPVIIGGSMETGSYLLVAEKGAADTFYTTAHGSGRTMSRHEAKKRVRGKALLDGMAERGIYVRTDSYGGLAEEAGLAYKDIDEIAETTEAAGLSRRVAKMIPLGNIKG is encoded by the coding sequence ATGCCGCTCCCTGCTTTGATCCACAGAATCTCCCCGACCGTCTGGGAGCTGCCCCCTTCCCACAAGAAGGGGATGCGGGTCCCGGCCCGCTTCGTCGCCTCGCGTTCGCTCCTCGAGCGGATGGACGACGGCGTCTTCGCGCAGACCGCCAACGTGGCCTGCCTCCCCGGAATCCTGAAATATGCGTGGTGCATGCCCGACGGCCATTGGGGGTACGGTTTCCCCATCGGGGGCGTGGCCGCGATGGACCCGGAATCCGGGGTGATCTCCCCCGGCGGGATCGGCTTCGACATCAACTGCGGGATGCGGCTTATCCGGACGAACCTGACCGAGGACGAGGTCCGGCCCCGGATCCGAGAACTGGTCGACCTGCTCTTCGCCCGGATCCCGACCGGCGTGGGTTGCTCTGGTACGGTCAAGATGACCCGGAGCGGCTTTCGCGACGTCCTCGAGAAGGGATCCCGGTGGTGCCTGAAAAACGGCTACGCCTGGCCCGAAGACCTCACGATGACGGAGGAAGAGGGCTGCTACGCCGGCGCCGACGCCGCCGCCTGCAGCGAGAAGGCGATCGAGCGGGGGTACGACCAGCTCGGCACTGCCGGTTCGGGCAACCACTACTGCGAGGTCCAGGTCGTCCGGCCCGAAAACGTGTTCGATCCCGGTACTGCCCGGAGCTTCGGCATCACCCTCCCCAACCAGATCTTCGTGATGTTCCATTGCGGCAGCCGCGGCTTCGGCCATCAGGTGGCGACCGACTCCCTCAACGCTTTCCTCAAGGTCATGACGCCGAAATACGGGATCCATCTCGACGACCGCGAACTGGCGTGCGCCCCGTTCCGGTCGCCCGAGGGGCAGGCCTACCACAAGGCGATGAAATGCGCGGTCAACATGGGATTCGCCAACCGGCAGGTCATCACGCACCGCATCCGGGAAGCGTTTTCCGTCGTCTTCCGCCGTTCCCCCGAGGATCTCGACATGCGCATGGTTTACGACGTGGCGCACAACACCGCCAAGCTCGAGCGGCACGCGATCGACGGCGCGATGCGCGAGGTGCTGGTCCACCGAAAGGGCGCCACCCGCGCCTTCCCGCCCGGGATGGCCGGCATTCCCGACGCCTATCGCGAGACGGGCCAGCCGGTGATCATCGGCGGCAGCATGGAAACCGGCTCCTACCTGCTTGTCGCCGAGAAGGGCGCGGCCGACACCTTCTATACGACGGCGCACGGCAGCGGCCGGACGATGAGCCGTCACGAGGCGAAGAAGCGGGTGCGCGGGAAGGCGCTGCTGGACGGGATGGCCGAGCGCGGAATCTACGTCCGGACCGATTCGTACGGAGGCCTGGCCGAGGAGGCGGGGCTGGCCTACAAAGACATCGACGAGATCGCCGAGACGACCGAGGCCGCCGGCCTCAGCCGCCGGGTGGCCAAGATGATCCCGCTCGGCAACATCAAGGGTTGA
- a CDS encoding zinc ribbon domain-containing protein, which yields MPIYEYQCRKCEKVTEQIQGYDDPGPICPSCGGKTDRVMSESSFQLKGSGWYKTDYASKSVEGKHHRKPAPCAEGKAEGAPACAGCPKAASE from the coding sequence GTGCCGATCTATGAATACCAGTGCCGCAAATGCGAGAAGGTGACCGAGCAGATCCAGGGCTACGACGATCCGGGGCCCATCTGTCCTTCCTGTGGCGGCAAGACCGATCGCGTGATGTCCGAAAGCTCTTTCCAGTTGAAGGGATCCGGCTGGTACAAGACCGATTATGCCAGCAAGTCGGTCGAGGGCAAGCACCACCGGAAACCGGCGCCGTGCGCCGAAGGAAAGGCCGAGGGGGCTCCCGCCTGCGCGGGTTGTCCGAAGGCGGCTTCCGAGTAA
- the groL gene encoding chaperonin GroEL (60 kDa chaperone family; promotes refolding of misfolded polypeptides especially under stressful conditions; forms two stacked rings of heptamers to form a barrel-shaped 14mer; ends can be capped by GroES; misfolded proteins enter the barrel where they are refolded when GroES binds): protein MAKILKFSEEARGAIKVGVDALADAVKVTLGPRGRNVIIEKSFGSPLVTKDGVTVAKEVELSDKFENMGAQMVKEVASKTSDVAGDGTTTATVLAQAIYREGAKLVAAGFNPMSLKRGIDKAVEAVSGELKKMSKATKDPKEIAQVGTISANNDETIGNIISEAMAKVGKEGVITVEEAKGMETTLEIVEGMQFDRGYSSPYFVTDPERMEAVLEDPFILIYEKKISNMKDLLPLLEQIARSSRPLLIIAEDVEGEALATLVVNKLRGTLNAMAVKAPGFGDRRKAMLEDIAVLTGGKCIAEELGVKLEAVQLTDLGRAKRVVIDKENTTIVDGAGKKADIEGRVKQIRAQIEETTSDYDKEKLQERLAKLVGGVAVINVGAATESEMKEKKARVEDALHATRAAVEEGIIAGGGVAYIRAAAVLETLKLDHEEAAGVDIVKRALFEPARQIAVNAGQDGGVIVDKIKSGKGSFGYNARTDEFEDLIKAGILDPTKVTRVALLNASSVAGLMITTECAISEKPEEKPQMPPMPPGGGMY from the coding sequence ATGGCGAAGATTCTCAAGTTCAGCGAAGAAGCGCGCGGCGCGATCAAGGTCGGCGTCGACGCATTGGCCGATGCGGTCAAGGTGACGCTGGGACCCCGCGGCCGCAATGTCATCATCGAGAAGTCGTTCGGCTCCCCGCTGGTCACCAAGGACGGCGTGACGGTGGCCAAGGAAGTCGAGCTTTCCGACAAGTTCGAGAACATGGGCGCGCAGATGGTCAAGGAAGTCGCCTCCAAGACGAGCGACGTGGCCGGCGACGGCACCACCACCGCCACCGTGCTCGCGCAGGCGATCTATCGTGAGGGCGCCAAGCTGGTCGCCGCCGGCTTCAACCCGATGTCGCTCAAGCGCGGCATCGACAAGGCCGTCGAGGCGGTCTCGGGCGAGCTCAAGAAGATGAGCAAGGCCACGAAGGACCCCAAGGAAATCGCGCAGGTCGGCACCATCTCGGCCAACAACGACGAGACGATCGGCAACATCATCTCCGAGGCGATGGCCAAGGTCGGCAAGGAAGGCGTCATCACGGTCGAGGAAGCCAAGGGGATGGAAACCACCCTCGAGATCGTCGAAGGCATGCAGTTCGACCGCGGCTACTCCTCGCCCTACTTCGTGACCGATCCCGAGCGCATGGAAGCCGTCCTCGAGGATCCGTTCATCCTCATCTACGAGAAGAAGATCTCCAACATGAAGGACCTGCTCCCGCTGCTCGAGCAGATCGCCCGCTCCAGCCGCCCGCTGCTCATCATCGCCGAGGACGTCGAGGGTGAAGCGCTCGCAACGCTGGTCGTCAACAAGCTGCGCGGCACGCTTAACGCGATGGCGGTCAAGGCGCCGGGCTTCGGCGACCGCCGCAAGGCCATGCTCGAGGACATCGCCGTCCTCACCGGCGGCAAGTGCATCGCCGAAGAGCTGGGCGTCAAGCTCGAAGCGGTCCAGCTGACCGACCTCGGCCGCGCCAAGCGCGTCGTCATCGACAAGGAGAACACCACCATCGTCGACGGCGCCGGCAAGAAGGCCGATATCGAAGGGCGCGTCAAGCAGATCAGGGCGCAGATCGAGGAGACCACCTCCGACTACGACAAGGAAAAGCTGCAGGAACGTCTCGCCAAGCTGGTCGGCGGCGTGGCCGTCATCAACGTCGGCGCGGCGACCGAGTCCGAGATGAAGGAAAAGAAGGCGCGCGTCGAGGACGCCCTCCATGCGACCCGTGCGGCGGTCGAGGAAGGCATCATCGCGGGCGGCGGCGTCGCGTACATCCGCGCGGCGGCCGTGCTCGAGACCCTCAAGCTCGACCACGAAGAAGCGGCGGGCGTCGACATCGTCAAGCGGGCGCTGTTCGAGCCGGCACGCCAGATCGCGGTCAACGCGGGCCAGGACGGCGGCGTGATCGTCGACAAGATCAAGAGCGGCAAGGGCAGCTTCGGCTACAACGCCCGCACCGACGAGTTCGAAGACCTGATCAAGGCCGGCATCCTCGATCCGACCAAGGTCACCCGCGTCGCGCTGCTCAATGCGTCGTCCGTGGCGGGCCTCATGATCACGACCGAGTGCGCGATCTCCGAGAAGCCCGAGGAGAAGCCGCAGATGCCCCCGATGCCTCCGGGCGGCGGGATGTACTAG
- the groES gene encoding co-chaperone GroES encodes MSVKPLQDRILVKRVEEETKTKGGIIIPDSAKEKPQEALVVAVGPGKVTDNGTLVAPGVKAGDKILFGKYSGTEIKIEGVEHLILREDDILAVITGK; translated from the coding sequence ATGAGTGTCAAGCCATTGCAGGACAGGATCCTGGTCAAGCGGGTCGAAGAAGAGACGAAGACCAAGGGCGGGATCATCATCCCCGACAGCGCCAAGGAAAAGCCGCAGGAAGCGCTGGTCGTGGCCGTCGGCCCCGGCAAGGTGACCGACAACGGCACGCTCGTCGCCCCGGGCGTCAAGGCCGGCGACAAGATCCTGTTCGGAAAGTACTCGGGCACCGAGATCAAGATCGAGGGCGTCGAGCACCTGATCCTGCGCGAAGACGACATCCTGGCCGTCATCACCGGCAAGTAA
- a CDS encoding MTAP family purine nucleoside phosphorylase: MDGQSRRPGRFLKTASKAEPRTLLLGGSGGYALPEGTLGVRLAPPRRVRTPYGLSNPVHLHEKDGFRYYFLSRHGEHGYETTAPYVNYRANIYAAKSLGVTRIIAWSGPGSISPKYRPGDLVLPDDLLDFTKNRPSTFYEGKGIGFIRQFPVFCEPIRTALQAAWGKGIAGHKMHGDGVYACTEGPRLETPAEIRFYGRAGGDLVGMTLCPEAFLARELEICYAPVLYVTNYAEGVKALPYEKGALFEGMLPAEQAGRVEAAKNAIPALAIAAARALDASPRDCPCSVAMERYRRRGAIGDDFRDWVARPKGRGKG, from the coding sequence CTGGACGGTCAATCTCGGCGTCCGGGTCGGTTTCTGAAGACAGCGTCCAAGGCAGAGCCCCGGACCCTCCTGCTCGGAGGGTCCGGCGGCTACGCCCTCCCCGAGGGAACGCTCGGCGTCCGGCTCGCTCCCCCGCGACGGGTCCGTACGCCGTACGGCCTTTCCAATCCGGTCCACCTTCACGAAAAAGACGGCTTTCGTTACTATTTCCTCTCCCGGCACGGCGAGCACGGCTACGAGACCACGGCGCCGTACGTCAACTACCGGGCCAACATTTACGCTGCGAAATCGCTGGGCGTGACAAGGATCATCGCCTGGTCGGGCCCCGGCTCCATTTCTCCGAAATACCGTCCCGGCGACCTCGTGCTCCCCGACGATCTGCTTGATTTCACCAAGAACCGCCCCTCGACCTTCTACGAAGGGAAGGGGATCGGCTTCATCCGGCAGTTCCCCGTTTTTTGCGAGCCGATCCGCACTGCATTGCAGGCGGCATGGGGAAAAGGGATCGCGGGTCACAAGATGCACGGTGACGGCGTCTACGCCTGCACCGAGGGGCCGCGCCTGGAGACGCCCGCCGAGATCCGCTTCTACGGACGGGCGGGGGGCGACCTGGTCGGGATGACGCTGTGCCCCGAGGCGTTCCTCGCGCGCGAGCTCGAGATCTGCTACGCGCCGGTGCTCTACGTCACCAACTACGCCGAAGGGGTCAAGGCGCTTCCCTACGAGAAGGGGGCGCTGTTCGAGGGGATGCTGCCCGCGGAGCAGGCCGGGCGCGTCGAGGCGGCCAAGAACGCGATTCCCGCGCTGGCGATCGCGGCGGCCAGGGCGCTCGATGCGAGCCCGCGCGATTGCCCGTGCTCTGTTGCCATGGAACGGTACCGCCGTCGCGGCGCGATCGGCGACGATTTCCGGGATTGGGTCGCAAGGCCGAAGGGGAGGGGAAAGGGATGA
- a CDS encoding porin family protein produces MKKRISILIALAAMLSLSTAAFAARGFSGGAPPPRHAQFGEPYLFGHLGIFSPNNDTDGLDGFDSGYNVDFGLGSRVNENIAIEANLGAYGADGPGAAKVSVVPLTFGARLIYPQPVVEPYIGLGLGFYRSNLDNPIGISDSDTNFGGYLSLGADAWLNPKIALNFEGKYHIVESTYFGQDVNVGGWTVNLGVRVGF; encoded by the coding sequence ATGAAAAAACGGATTTCAATCCTGATCGCGCTCGCCGCGATGCTTTCGCTGTCGACCGCGGCATTCGCCGCGCGCGGCTTCTCCGGCGGCGCACCGCCTCCTCGCCACGCGCAGTTCGGCGAACCCTACCTCTTCGGGCATTTGGGGATCTTCTCCCCCAACAACGACACCGACGGGCTCGATGGGTTCGACAGCGGCTACAACGTCGACTTCGGCCTCGGCTCGCGCGTCAACGAGAACATCGCCATAGAAGCGAACCTCGGCGCCTACGGCGCGGATGGTCCCGGTGCAGCCAAGGTGTCGGTCGTCCCGCTGACGTTCGGCGCGCGACTGATCTACCCGCAGCCGGTCGTCGAACCGTACATCGGTCTGGGGCTCGGCTTCTATCGCTCCAATCTGGACAACCCGATCGGCATCAGCGATTCCGACACCAATTTCGGCGGCTACCTGTCGCTCGGAGCCGACGCCTGGCTCAACCCCAAGATCGCCCTCAACTTCGAAGGGAAGTACCACATCGTCGAGTCCACCTATTTCGGACAGGACGTCAATGTCGGCGGCTGGACGGTCAATCTCGGCGTCCGGGTCGGTTTCTGA